In Strigops habroptila isolate Jane chromosome 2, bStrHab1.2.pri, whole genome shotgun sequence, one genomic interval encodes:
- the LOC115601491 gene encoding solute carrier family 25 member 36-like translates to MLQHSTLLHLLAGGCGGTAGAILTCPLEVVKTRLQSSQLVLRPLCLSEIQLPGMSVRLMNPTPPSPGVLKLLRAIVEKEGVRSLFRGLGPNLVGVAPSRAIYFAAYSHVKERLNGVLVPESKKVHMLSAACAGVTSATLTNPIWLVKTRMQLEARVKGEMASNALQCAMHVYRTEGLRGFYRGITASYVGVSETIIHFVIYEALKQQLRNSHHSLSPPLTLSPNSHDFFGLMGAAAVSKTCASCIAYPHEVIRTRLREEGSRYRSFIQTLQLVVHEEGPSALYRGLLAHLIRQIPNTAIMMATYELIVHLASSTL, encoded by the exons ATGTGGTGGCACAGCTGGAGCCATCCTGACCTGTCCCCTGGAAGTGGTGAAGACACGACTACAGTCATCCCAACTGGTACTGCGGCCTCTGTGCCTCTCAGAGATACAGCTGCCAGGGATGAGTGTGAGGCTGATGAACCCCACACCACCATCTCCTGGAGTGCTCAAGCTGCTGAG GGCCATTGTTGAGAAGGAAGGCGTGCGATCCCTGTTCCGAGGTCTGGGTCCCAACCTTGTTGGGGTTGCTCCTTCCCG GGCTATATATTTTGCTGCCTATTCTCATGTTAAGGAGAGGCTCAATGGTGTCCTTGTACCGGAGTCCAAGAAAGTACACATGCTGTCGGCAGCCTGTGCAG GCGTTACCTCTGCCACACTCACCAATCCTATCTGGTTAGTGAAAACCAGGATGCAGCTGGAAGCCAG GGTGAAGGGGGAGATGGCCAGCAATGCTCTCCAGTGTGCCATGCATGTGTACCGCACTGAAGGCCTTCGTGGATTTTACCGGGGTATCACTGCCTCCTATGTTGGAGTGTCAGAGACCATTATCCACTTTGTCATCTATGAAGCActgaaacagcagctgagaaacagCCATCATTCCCTTTCCCCACCACTCACACTTTCACCAAACAGCCATGATTTCTTTGGACTaatgggagctgctgctgtctccaaaACATGTGCTTCATGCATTGCATATCCACACG AGGTCATTCGGACACGGTTGCGAGAAGAAGGGTCACGATACCGTTCCTTCATACAGACTCTGCAGCTTGTGGTCCATGAAGAGGGACCTTCGGCTTTATACCGAGGGCTCCTGGCTCACTTGATCCGCCAGATCCCAAACACAGCTATCATGATGGCTACCTATGAACTTATTGTACATTTGGCCTCTTCCACCTTGTAA
- the RBP5 gene encoding retinol-binding protein 5: protein MPPNLTGYYRFVSQENMDNYLRALDINVILRKVVCLLKPDKEIIHTGDHMVIRTITSLRDYVMDFDLGVQFEEDLGPVDGRKCQTTVSWEGDQLVCEQLGEKRNRGWRHWLEGDQLHLRMTAEDEVCVQVFQKVK, encoded by the exons ATGCCGCCCAACCTCACCGGGTATTACCGCTTCGTCTCCCAGGAGAACATGGACAATTACCTGCGCGCTTTAG ATATCAATGTGATCTTGCGAAAAGTGGTTTGCCTTTTGAAGCCCGATAAAGAGATTATCCACACGGGAGATCATATGGTCATCCGCACGATCACTTCCCTGCGAGACTATGTTATGGATTTCGACCTGGGAGTCCAGTTTGAGGAAGACCTGGGACCTGTGGATGGGCGCAAGTGCCAG acaACCGTCTCCTGGGAAGGGGATCAGTTGGTGTGTgagcagctgggagagaagaggaacCGAGGCTGGAGGCACTGGCTGGAGGGGGACCAGCTGCATCTG CGCATGACCGCTGAAGATGAGGTGTGTGTCCAGGTTTTCCAGAAGGTGAAGTGA
- the CLSTN3 gene encoding calsyntenin-3 isoform X2 — translation MGDPRPRAAVLLPLLCLCAALPGSASNKANKHKPWIEAEYQGIVMENDNTVLLNPPLFALDKDAPLRYAGEICGFRIHGAGVPFEAVILDKATGEGLIRAKEPVDCEAHKEHTFTIQAYDCGEGPDGANTKKSHKATVHVRVNDVNEFAPVFVEKLYRVAVTEGKLYDRILRVEAIDGDCSPQYSQICYYEILTPNIPFLIDNDGNIENTEKLQYSGDRVYKFTVTAYDCGKKRASDDAEVEIQVKPTCKPSWQGWNKRIEYTPGAGSLALFPTIHLETCDEPLWNIQATVELQTNHVAKGCDRDNYSEKSLRKLCGAASGEIDLLPVPSPTANWTARLSVHYSQDSSLIYWFNGSQAAQVPVVNGLNAHEGLSDHFTLSVWMKHAVVPSKGRREEETVICSTVHSEDGYSHYSLAVHGCRIAFLYWPLLESARPVKFLWKLEQVCDDEWHHYALNLEFPTVTLYVDGVSYDPALIHDNGLIHPPRQEPSLMIGACWTGDPLSIHHYFHGYLAGFTVRPGSLESREVIECLYACREGLDYSDFDSLGKGMKVHVNPSQSLLTLEGDDVETFNHAIQHVAYMNSLRFATPGVRPLRLTTTVKCFSEESCVSIPDVEGYVVVLQPDAPQILLSGNAHSAHPASDFEAPDGVPLFPNLQISCSISHQVEAKKDENWHGTVTDTRMSDEIVHNLDGCEISLVGDDLDPEREYLLLDGALLQQRGLELVNTSAYLTITGVESIAVYEEILRQVSYHINHGAALYERKFHLSCTEMNGRYSSNEFTVEVNVLHNMNQAAHPNHILSSQQFVHQGHHLPPELSGHSLASTHNNPMVPSAATVIIVVCVGFLALMVILGILRIHSLHRRGGGQEVPGAAEGGHTSSSGKESDMFWDDSALTIIVNPMESYQSCQERAGGSGEGRAGGGMEDEDDSTDSETPDSPDSNDVGDRHIMGRSDGSRRY, via the exons ATGGGCgacccccggccccgcgccgcggtcctcctgcctctcctctgcctctgcGCCGCGCTGCCCGGCAGCGCCTCCAACAAAG CAAACAAGCACAAACCCTGGATTGAAGCTGAGTATCAGGGCATCGTCATGGAGAATGACAACACAGTCCTGCTCAACCCACCACTGTTTGCACTGGACAAAGATGCTCCACTGCGCTATGCAG GTGAAATCTGTGGATTCAGGATCCATGGGGCAGGGGTACCTTTTGAAGCTGTGATCCTGGACAAAGCTACAGGTGAGGGGCTGATACGGGCCAAGGAACCAGTGGATTGTGAAGCACATAAGGAGCACACGTTCACCATTCAGGCTTACGACTGTGGAGAGGGACCTGATGGAGCAAATACCAAGAAATCACACAA GGCCACGGTGCACGTTCGAGTAAACGATGTGAATGAGTTTGCTCCTGTCTTTGTGGAAAAGTTGTACCGTGTGGCAGTGACTGAAGGAAAGCTCTATGACCGCATCTTGCGTGTGGAGGCCATTGATGGAGACTGCTCGCCACAGTACAGCCAGATCTGCTACTATGAGATCCTGACCCCCAATATTCCCTTTCTGATTGACAATGACG GGAACATCGAGAATACGGAGAAGCTGCAGTACAGTGGAGATCGTGTCTACAAATTCACAGTGACAGCCTATGACTGTGGAAAGAAGCGGGCTTCTGATGATGCTGAAGTGGAAATCCAGGTGAAACCCACCTGCAAGCCCAGCTGGCAGG GCTGGAACAAGAGGATTGAGTACACCCCGGGCGCAGGCAGCCTCGCACTCTTCCCCACCATTCACCTGGAGACCTGTGATGAGCCCCTGTGGAACATCCAGGCCACAGTGGAACTGCAGACAAACCATGTGGCCAAGGGCTGTGACCGGGATAACTACTCCGAGAAGTCACTACGCAAACTCTGTG GTGCTGCCTCTGGAGAGATTGACCTGCTGCCAGTGCCTAGCCCCACAGCGAACTGGACCGCGCGGCTCTCGGTGCACTACAGCCAGGACAGCAGCCTCATCTACTGGTTCAATGGCAGCCAGGCTGCCCAGGTGCCTGTGGTGAATGGGCTGAATGCCCATGAGGGGCTGAGTGACCACTTCACCCTGTCTGTATGGATGAAGCATGCCGTGGTGCCTAGCAAAGGCAGGCGGGAAGAGGAGACGGTGATCTGCAGTACAGTGCACAGCG AGGATGGCTACTCTCATTACTCTCTGGCTGTGCACGGCTGCCGGATTGCTTTCCTCTACTGGCCATTGCTGGAAAGCGCAAGGCCTGTGAAATTCCTCTGGAAGCTTGAGCAA GTCTGCGATGATGAATGGCACCATTATGCCCTCAACCTGGAGTTCCCCACTGTCACGCTCTATGTGGATGGTGTGTCTTACGATCCCGCTCTCATCCATGACAATGGCCTCATTCACCCCCCACGGCAGGAACCCTCACTCATGATTGGAGCCTGCTGGACTG GAGATCCTCTGTCGATACACCACTACTTCCATGGTTACTTGGCTGGCTTCACTGTGCGCCCTGGTAGCTTGGAGAGCCGGGAGGTTATTGAATGCCTGTATGCCTGCCGTGAGGGGCTTGATTACAGTGACTTCGACAGTCTGGGCAAAGGGATGAAG GTTCATGTGAACCCCTCTCAGTCCCTGCTTACCTTGGAGGGTGATGATGTGGAAACCTTCAACCATGCAATCCAGCATGTGGCTTACATGAATTCACTGCGCTTTGCTACCCCTGGAGTCCGGCCACTTAGGCTCACCACTACTGTCAA GTGTTTCAGCGAAGAGTCCTGTGTCTCCATCCCTGATGTGGAAGGTTACGTTGTGGTGCTACAGCCTGATGCCCCCCAGATCCTGTTGAGTGGCAATGCCCACTCTGCTCATCCTGCGTCAGACTTTGAAGCTCCTGATGGGGTCCCCCTGTTCCCTAACCTGCAGATCAGCTGCTCTATTTCTCACCAGGTGGAGGCCAAGAAGGATGAGAACTGGCATGGTACAG TGACAGACACACGAATGTCAGATGAGATTGTGCACAACCTGGATGGCTGCGAGATCTCATTGGTAGGAGATGACTTGGACCCAGAGAGGGAGTATCTGCTCCTGGATggggcactgctgcagcagcggGGCCTGGAGCTTGTTAACACCTCTGCCTACCTGACCATCACAG GTGTAGAGAGCATCGCAGTTTATGAGGAGATCCTACGCCAGGTCTCATACCACATCAACCATGGTGCTGCTCTTTATGAAAGGAAGTTTCACTTGTCCTGCACTGAGATGAATGGACGCTACTCCAGCAATGAGTTTACTGTTGAG GTGAATGTCCTCCACAACATGAACCAAGCTGCTCATCCTAACCACATTCTGAGTTCCCAGCAGTTCGTGCACCAAGGCCATCATTTACCCCCAGAGCTATCTGGGCACAGTTTGGCAAGCACCCATAACAACCCAA tGGTCCCTAGTGCTGCCACTGTCATCATCGTGGTGTGTGTGGGCTTCCTGGCACTCATGGTGATCCTCGGCATCCTGCGCATCCACTCCCTGCACCGGCGGGGAGGGGGGCAAGAGGTCCCTGGGGCTGCTGAAGGGGGACACACAAGCAGCAGCGGCAAAGAGAGTGACATGTTCTGGGACGACTCAGCCCTGACCATCATTGTCAACCCCATGGAG TCCTACCAGAGCTGccaggagagggcaggaggcagTGGCGAAGGCAGGGCTGGTGGCGGCATGGAGGATGAAGATGACAGCACCGACTCGGAGACACCAGACTCGCCAGACAGCAACGACGTGGGTGACCGACACATCATGGGCAGAAGCGACGGCTCTCGCCGCTACTAG
- the CLSTN3 gene encoding calsyntenin-3 isoform X1, whose amino-acid sequence MGDPRPRAAVLLPLLCLCAALPGSASNKANKHKPWIEAEYQGIVMENDNTVLLNPPLFALDKDAPLRYAGEICGFRIHGAGVPFEAVILDKATGEGLIRAKEPVDCEAHKEHTFTIQAYDCGEGPDGANTKKSHKATVHVRVNDVNEFAPVFVEKLYRVAVTEGKLYDRILRVEAIDGDCSPQYSQICYYEILTPNIPFLIDNDGNIENTEKLQYSGDRVYKFTVTAYDCGKKRASDDAEVEIQVKPTCKPSWQGWNKRIEYTPGAGSLALFPTIHLETCDEPLWNIQATVELQTNHVAKGCDRDNYSEKSLRKLCGAASGEIDLLPVPSPTANWTARLSVHYSQDSSLIYWFNGSQAAQVPVVNGLNAHEGLSDHFTLSVWMKHAVVPSKGRREEETVICSTVHSEDGYSHYSLAVHGCRIAFLYWPLLESARPVKFLWKLEQVCDDEWHHYALNLEFPTVTLYVDGVSYDPALIHDNGLIHPPRQEPSLMIGACWTEEKNKEKIKGSENSTDTIQGDPLSIHHYFHGYLAGFTVRPGSLESREVIECLYACREGLDYSDFDSLGKGMKVHVNPSQSLLTLEGDDVETFNHAIQHVAYMNSLRFATPGVRPLRLTTTVKCFSEESCVSIPDVEGYVVVLQPDAPQILLSGNAHSAHPASDFEAPDGVPLFPNLQISCSISHQVEAKKDENWHGTVTDTRMSDEIVHNLDGCEISLVGDDLDPEREYLLLDGALLQQRGLELVNTSAYLTITGVESIAVYEEILRQVSYHINHGAALYERKFHLSCTEMNGRYSSNEFTVEVNVLHNMNQAAHPNHILSSQQFVHQGHHLPPELSGHSLASTHNNPMVPSAATVIIVVCVGFLALMVILGILRIHSLHRRGGGQEVPGAAEGGHTSSSGKESDMFWDDSALTIIVNPMESYQSCQERAGGSGEGRAGGGMEDEDDSTDSETPDSPDSNDVGDRHIMGRSDGSRRY is encoded by the exons ATGGGCgacccccggccccgcgccgcggtcctcctgcctctcctctgcctctgcGCCGCGCTGCCCGGCAGCGCCTCCAACAAAG CAAACAAGCACAAACCCTGGATTGAAGCTGAGTATCAGGGCATCGTCATGGAGAATGACAACACAGTCCTGCTCAACCCACCACTGTTTGCACTGGACAAAGATGCTCCACTGCGCTATGCAG GTGAAATCTGTGGATTCAGGATCCATGGGGCAGGGGTACCTTTTGAAGCTGTGATCCTGGACAAAGCTACAGGTGAGGGGCTGATACGGGCCAAGGAACCAGTGGATTGTGAAGCACATAAGGAGCACACGTTCACCATTCAGGCTTACGACTGTGGAGAGGGACCTGATGGAGCAAATACCAAGAAATCACACAA GGCCACGGTGCACGTTCGAGTAAACGATGTGAATGAGTTTGCTCCTGTCTTTGTGGAAAAGTTGTACCGTGTGGCAGTGACTGAAGGAAAGCTCTATGACCGCATCTTGCGTGTGGAGGCCATTGATGGAGACTGCTCGCCACAGTACAGCCAGATCTGCTACTATGAGATCCTGACCCCCAATATTCCCTTTCTGATTGACAATGACG GGAACATCGAGAATACGGAGAAGCTGCAGTACAGTGGAGATCGTGTCTACAAATTCACAGTGACAGCCTATGACTGTGGAAAGAAGCGGGCTTCTGATGATGCTGAAGTGGAAATCCAGGTGAAACCCACCTGCAAGCCCAGCTGGCAGG GCTGGAACAAGAGGATTGAGTACACCCCGGGCGCAGGCAGCCTCGCACTCTTCCCCACCATTCACCTGGAGACCTGTGATGAGCCCCTGTGGAACATCCAGGCCACAGTGGAACTGCAGACAAACCATGTGGCCAAGGGCTGTGACCGGGATAACTACTCCGAGAAGTCACTACGCAAACTCTGTG GTGCTGCCTCTGGAGAGATTGACCTGCTGCCAGTGCCTAGCCCCACAGCGAACTGGACCGCGCGGCTCTCGGTGCACTACAGCCAGGACAGCAGCCTCATCTACTGGTTCAATGGCAGCCAGGCTGCCCAGGTGCCTGTGGTGAATGGGCTGAATGCCCATGAGGGGCTGAGTGACCACTTCACCCTGTCTGTATGGATGAAGCATGCCGTGGTGCCTAGCAAAGGCAGGCGGGAAGAGGAGACGGTGATCTGCAGTACAGTGCACAGCG AGGATGGCTACTCTCATTACTCTCTGGCTGTGCACGGCTGCCGGATTGCTTTCCTCTACTGGCCATTGCTGGAAAGCGCAAGGCCTGTGAAATTCCTCTGGAAGCTTGAGCAA GTCTGCGATGATGAATGGCACCATTATGCCCTCAACCTGGAGTTCCCCACTGTCACGCTCTATGTGGATGGTGTGTCTTACGATCCCGCTCTCATCCATGACAATGGCCTCATTCACCCCCCACGGCAGGAACCCTCACTCATGATTGGAGCCTGCTGGACTG aggagaaaaacaaagagaaaatcaaaGGAAGCGAGAACTCCACTGATACTATACAAG GAGATCCTCTGTCGATACACCACTACTTCCATGGTTACTTGGCTGGCTTCACTGTGCGCCCTGGTAGCTTGGAGAGCCGGGAGGTTATTGAATGCCTGTATGCCTGCCGTGAGGGGCTTGATTACAGTGACTTCGACAGTCTGGGCAAAGGGATGAAG GTTCATGTGAACCCCTCTCAGTCCCTGCTTACCTTGGAGGGTGATGATGTGGAAACCTTCAACCATGCAATCCAGCATGTGGCTTACATGAATTCACTGCGCTTTGCTACCCCTGGAGTCCGGCCACTTAGGCTCACCACTACTGTCAA GTGTTTCAGCGAAGAGTCCTGTGTCTCCATCCCTGATGTGGAAGGTTACGTTGTGGTGCTACAGCCTGATGCCCCCCAGATCCTGTTGAGTGGCAATGCCCACTCTGCTCATCCTGCGTCAGACTTTGAAGCTCCTGATGGGGTCCCCCTGTTCCCTAACCTGCAGATCAGCTGCTCTATTTCTCACCAGGTGGAGGCCAAGAAGGATGAGAACTGGCATGGTACAG TGACAGACACACGAATGTCAGATGAGATTGTGCACAACCTGGATGGCTGCGAGATCTCATTGGTAGGAGATGACTTGGACCCAGAGAGGGAGTATCTGCTCCTGGATggggcactgctgcagcagcggGGCCTGGAGCTTGTTAACACCTCTGCCTACCTGACCATCACAG GTGTAGAGAGCATCGCAGTTTATGAGGAGATCCTACGCCAGGTCTCATACCACATCAACCATGGTGCTGCTCTTTATGAAAGGAAGTTTCACTTGTCCTGCACTGAGATGAATGGACGCTACTCCAGCAATGAGTTTACTGTTGAG GTGAATGTCCTCCACAACATGAACCAAGCTGCTCATCCTAACCACATTCTGAGTTCCCAGCAGTTCGTGCACCAAGGCCATCATTTACCCCCAGAGCTATCTGGGCACAGTTTGGCAAGCACCCATAACAACCCAA tGGTCCCTAGTGCTGCCACTGTCATCATCGTGGTGTGTGTGGGCTTCCTGGCACTCATGGTGATCCTCGGCATCCTGCGCATCCACTCCCTGCACCGGCGGGGAGGGGGGCAAGAGGTCCCTGGGGCTGCTGAAGGGGGACACACAAGCAGCAGCGGCAAAGAGAGTGACATGTTCTGGGACGACTCAGCCCTGACCATCATTGTCAACCCCATGGAG TCCTACCAGAGCTGccaggagagggcaggaggcagTGGCGAAGGCAGGGCTGGTGGCGGCATGGAGGATGAAGATGACAGCACCGACTCGGAGACACCAGACTCGCCAGACAGCAACGACGTGGGTGACCGACACATCATGGGCAGAAGCGACGGCTCTCGCCGCTACTAG